From the Actinomadura luzonensis genome, the window GGGCCAGCACCGCCGCCATCACGATCACCACCACCATCAGGAACCCGCCGACGAGCGCCCACCAGTGCAGCGCCCCCACGAACTTGTCGACCAGCTCCTGCGCCGACCGCACCCCGTCCAGCATGGCCATCTGCACCCCGGTCCCGAGCAGGAACCCGGCCAGCACCCCCGCCACGCAGAGCGACAGCCCGAACGCCGCCACCCCGGCCCCGACCTCCTGCAACGTCGCCGTCACCGCCACCGCCGCGCCCACCGCCAGCAGCGTGAACGGCACCGCGAGCACCAGCCCGTCCGCCGACGGCACCACCAGCCGGACCGAGCACAGCCCCACCACCATGGACAGCAGGCCCAGCGGCCCGAGCCACCGCCCCGCGGCGGCCGCGAACAGCCGCACCGCCACCGCCGCGCCGATCGCGAGCACCCCCGCGATCCCGTACGGGAGCCACAGCCCGCGCAGCCCCGGCCCGCCGAGCCCGCCCATCTCCACCAGCGTCACCTGCGCCGCGCTCGGCAGCAGCACCACGCCGACGGCGACCAGCACGTACGCCGCCCGCCGGCTCTCCGCGGTGCCCATGGACGCCAGCACCAGGAGCCCGGCCACCGCCGCACCCGCCAGCGCCATCACCGGCGCCGCCCGCCAGCCCGCGGTGGCGGTGCTGATCGCCACCACCGCGATCCCGGCCGCCGGCACGACGGTCAGCAGCAGCCGGCTACGTTCCCGCGGGTCGGGAGCGGGCGCGGCGGGCCGGCCGAGCAGCATCCAGGCGACCAGGTGCGCGGCGGCGAGCCCCAGCGCGATCCCCGTGACCAGCGGGTACGGCTGCAGTGTCACCTTCCAGCTGCTCACCTCGTCGAGCGGCCACAGCGCCAGCGCCTGGGCCGCGAGCAGGCTCAGCGCGAACGTCCCGGCCCACAGCGCCCGCAACACCGGCGTACGCTGCCAGACCGCGACGAGCGTGGCGGGCACCAGCAGCCCGGCCCCCACGCCGCGCAGCACCCGGGCGGCGCCGACGACCAGCTCGGTGGCCGCGTAGCCGCCCGCCGCGTCGGACAGCGCCACCAGCGCCAGCCCGGCGAGCATGAGGTGGGCCACCGGCACCCGCCGCAGCGCCACCGCCGCGAGCGGAACGGTCAGCATGAGCGCGGGCAGGGCGAGCCCGTGCGTGCGCATCAGGCCCACCTGGTCGAGGTCGCCGGGCAGCAGCTTGGCGACGACGGAGAGCGTGTTGGGGATCGTGGTGATCGCCAGCGGCAGCGCGGACACGACCAGCAGCCCGAGCAGAGTGTCGAGCAACCAGGGATGTCTGGGCGCAGTCGGACGGAGCGACCGCTGGATCGGGGGGACGGCCATGTAGGCCGACTTTAGCGGGAAGTAGCGCCCTCGACACGGCGAGCGACGATAATCGCGGTTATCCACAGGGCCGCGAAGATCGCGCCGAGGAAGAACATGGACGTCACGAGGAAACCGGCGCCGATCGCCAGCACCTGCACGACACTGCCGAGCACGTACCCCACGGGCTTCTTGAGCAGGCCCGCGGCCACGACGCACAACACCGCGAGC encodes:
- a CDS encoding DUF4233 domain-containing protein, with translation MSFQVTPGMRRLGASVLGMEAIVAGLITPVAITIGKVAPALAVTVGIGLAVLCVVAAGLLKKPVGYVLGSVVQVLAIGAGFLVTSMFFLGAIFAALWITAIIVARRVEGATSR